AATATTTAGCCATGACTTTATTGATATCTGAGACAGTGAGTTTCAGCATTTTTTCTTCTATAGCCTTATCCCAGGTCATATCTCTATCAAGCCTTAAGTTATTGGCCAGTTTGCCCAGTAAGGTCCTGTCCTGGGCTCTATTAACCATTTGGCCCTGCATCCATCCTGATCTTGCAGCATCCAGTTCAGCCTGGGTGAAGCCTTCGGTTCTGACTTTCTGGATTTCTTCTTTGAATGCTTTCTGTACTTTATCCCTGTTTTCGGGAGCGTAGATAGCATACCCGCCAAGATTGCCTGAATCATCGAGTGAGCTTGCATTAAAAAATGATCCTACGCCATAACTGAGACCATCTTTCTGTCTGATTCTCGTCGCAAGCCTTGAGTTGAGAAATCCGCCACCTAACATAAAATTGCCCATTACCATGGCAGGATAATCAGGGTGACTATCATTTATCTGCAAAGGCAATCCTGCTATAAACACAGCATTAGCCTTATCCGGGGTATTGATATTTTCGTCAACAGGTTTGATCTCGACATATGGATCAGTGATACGAGCATATTTTGAAGGAGATTTCCAGTTGCCAAAATATTTAGTTAGTTTAATGCTAATTTTTTGTTGTTCAAAATCTCCAACCACGGCTACCGTTGCCTCGCTGGCACCATAATTTTCTTTGTAGAATTTTTTAACATCATCCAGGGTTGTTGCTTTCATCTCGTCAATCTCTTCCTTCAGTGACTTTGGATATCTTACATCACTTTTGGGATATGGATTGGTGATGATATCAATACGGTTGAAGGCGATAGCCTGAGGTTCAGATAACTGTTCTTCCATTGAAGCTAATCTTTCATTTTTAAGCTTTTCGAACTCTTCTTTTGTGAACGCAGGATTTAAAACCATGTCACCGACCATGTCTATGACTTGCTCAAGGTTTTGATTGGTAGTTTCTATACTGAAAGTCATATTTGAAATACCGCCAAATACGCTGACGCGTGATTTTATGGCATCAAGTTTATCCTGAATCTGTTGTCGGGACATGCTCTTTGTACCTTTGTCTATCATGGCAGCTGTAAGCTGAGCTATTGATGATTTTCCTAGCAGTGAGGAAGGTGTTCCATATCTGAGAGTAATGTTGGCATTGACAGCATCACCTCTGTTTTGTTTTGGAAGCAGCGCAAATTCCATCCCTGACTTTTCTTTACCTTTGATCGTTCGCTTTTCAATATTTTCAAAGGAAGGATCAAATGTTTCTCCCTGAGCTATCAGTTCTTTGCCTTTATATGAATTGACCAATGTAGCCAGATCCGGTGCAGATGGAGTTTCTACCCTGTCTGATTTTTCTTCGGGGATGAACATTCCTATGGTTCGGTTCGAAGGTTTGAAATATTTATTAGCTGCAGTTACTACATCTTCCAGTGTTACTTTTTCTACAGCATCTCTAAATAAGAAATATAAACGCCAGTCACCCTGAGCTATATACTCACTGATATTAAGACCTACCCGATCAGATGAATTGAAGCCAAGCTCCCACTGCTTTAAAATTCTGCCACGTGCCCTCTCAAGTTCTTCTTTTGTAGGTTGATTTATTTTCAGGCTGTCAAGTGTTGCCAACATAATATTCTTGGCATCTTCCAGATTGTCTTCTTTTCTGA
The sequence above is drawn from the Saprospiraceae bacterium genome and encodes:
- a CDS encoding insulinase family protein — encoded protein: MQHKFLSLFLIFFAMYNFGFSQAIPTGITKGASVEGITEYQLKNGLKVLLFPDQSKPTITVNITYMVGSRHEGYGETGMAHLLEHLVFKGTPKHPNIPQELTERGARPNGTTWYDRTNYYETFNATEENLKWALDLESDRMINSFIAKKDLDSEYSVVRNEFESGENDPSGVLMERVLSTAYLWHNYGNSTIGSRADIENVPIERLQAFYRKYYQPDNAILTVTGKFDPAATLKLIDGYFSPIPRPERKVELTYTKEPIQDGERQVLLKRTGDVQVVSCSYHTCPGSHKDYAAITIIDELLSNEPSGRLYKSLVESKKASYVWSFAPSLKEPGFLYINTTIRKEDNLEDAKNIMLATLDSLKINQPTKEELERARGRILKQWELGFNSSDRVGLNISEYIAQGDWRLYFLFRDAVEKVTLEDVVTAANKYFKPSNRTIGMFIPEEKSDRVETPSAPDLATLVNSYKGKELIAQGETFDPSFENIEKRTIKGKEKSGMEFALLPKQNRGDAVNANITLRYGTPSSLLGKSSIAQLTAAMIDKGTKSMSRQQIQDKLDAIKSRVSVFGGISNMTFSIETTNQNLEQVIDMVGDMVLNPAFTKEEFEKLKNERLASMEEQLSEPQAIAFNRIDIITNPYPKSDVRYPKSLKEEIDEMKATTLDDVKKFYKENYGASEATVAVVGDFEQQKISIKLTKYFGNWKSPSKYARITDPYVEIKPVDENINTPDKANAVFIAGLPLQINDSHPDYPAMVMGNFMLGGGFLNSRLATRIRQKDGLSYGVGSFFNASSLDDSGNLGGYAIYAPENRDKVQKAFKEEIQKVRTEGFTQAELDAARSGWMQGQMVNRAQDRTLLGKLANNLRLDRDMTWDKAIEEKMLKLTVSDINKVMAKYLDPEKMIYVKAGDFEKAFKVVKP